In Clostridium sp. JN-1, one genomic interval encodes:
- a CDS encoding DNA-binding protein, whose product MDRGELIKLIKDNTMDSSEVAKYLGISKQRLSDMNRQSKLVAIKKGIYLKEDVEKRKLEQNELRKKYYKR is encoded by the coding sequence ATGGATAGAGGGGAGTTAATAAAATTAATTAAAGATAATACTATGGATTCGAGCGAAGTTGCTAAATATTTAGGTATAAGTAAGCAAAGACTTTCTGATATGAATAGGCAGAGTAAACTTGTAGCAATAAAAAAAGGAATTTACTTAAAAGAAGATGTTGAAAAGAGAAAGTTAGAACAAAATGAGCTTAGGAAAAAATACTATAAGAGATAA